Proteins from one Candidatus Micrarchaeia archaeon genomic window:
- a CDS encoding rubrerythrin family protein gives MKKTLENLTKAFIGESQARNRYTMYSSTARKEGYQQISEIFEITAENEVEHAEWIWKMIKQIKKDLKLTDEEIAKPMIVETDSPQIWGTTLDNLKSAADGENHEFEQLYPSFAQTAEEEGLNDVAARLRAIAKSEQHHRDRFRKLIQVIEDNTVFKKDAPIKWFCRKCGYWHEGAEPPEKCPSCGHDKSYYQRMCEEY, from the coding sequence ATGAAAAAAACTTTAGAAAATTTAACAAAGGCTTTCATAGGAGAAAGTCAGGCAAGAAATAGATATACAATGTATTCTTCTACTGCAAGAAAAGAAGGATATCAACAAATTTCAGAAATATTTGAAATAACAGCTGAAAATGAAGTAGAACACGCAGAATGGATATGGAAAATGATTAAACAAATTAAAAAGGATTTAAAACTAACTGACGAAGAAATTGCAAAACCAATGATTGTTGAAACTGATTCTCCACAAATATGGGGAACCACATTAGATAATTTAAAATCTGCTGCAGATGGAGAGAATCATGAATTTGAACAATTATATCCTTCATTTGCACAAACAGCCGAAGAAGAAGGATTAAATGATGTTGCAGCAAGACTACGCGCTATTGCAAAATCAGAACAACATCATAGAGACAGATTTAGAAAATTAATTCAAGTAATTGAAGACAATACAGTATTCAAAAAAGATGCACCTATAAAATGGTTTTGTAGAAAATGCGGATATTGGCACGAAGGCGCAGAGCCACCAGAAAAATGCCCATCCTGCGGGCATGATAAAAGTTATTATCAGAGAATGTGTGAAGAATATTAA
- a CDS encoding PadR family transcriptional regulator — MIFCFSSASKIPRMYILWLISRKEDYCYNIAKKITKNKKNHALINTNLVKVHLVLKYLEHKGLVNSKNVLGENNKKRVIYSITRNGKKELSEFKKLIQKENREYIRYLSK, encoded by the coding sequence ATGATTTTTTGTTTTTCAAGTGCTTCAAAGATACCAAGAATGTATATATTGTGGTTAATCTCAAGAAAAGAAGATTATTGTTATAATATTGCAAAGAAAATAACAAAGAATAAAAAAAATCATGCTTTGATAAATACTAATCTGGTCAAAGTACATTTAGTTTTAAAATACCTTGAGCATAAAGGATTGGTAAATTCTAAAAATGTGCTTGGAGAAAATAATAAGAAAAGAGTTATTTATTCAATAACTAGAAATGGAAAAAAAGAACTTTCTGAATTTAAAAAATTAATACAGAAAGAAAATAGAGAGTATATTAGATATCTATCTAAATAA